One genomic segment of Sphingorhabdus sp. M41 includes these proteins:
- a CDS encoding acyl-CoA dehydrogenase family protein gives MADKPSAAELKDYAEQADAWFKENTVRDPGFMLPLTFMEVSTDEQFDFLRDWQRKVYEAGYLGASWPKEYGGGGLHSEFQRVATRAMKKYDAPIMLNAIGNGWAGPLILDLGTEEQKQKYIKPMLSAEDIWCQGFSEPENGSDLGNAQLKAVKDGDEYVLNGSKIWTSLGDRAKYMILLARTDFDAPNKYAGLSFFLNPMKIDGITTSRIKKLTGEYGFVQTFFTDARISADCLFGGEGNGWSMAMKTLEYERGAKVKPVGGFFVKELDVMEIVELAKNSVRNGKPLLDDPVMRDKMTQYMIDIQALNLNNTRRRMPQLMQDRPMGLPLMNKLARTELIRELTEFSLAFQGTKAGYYVGDENAVDDGYWHRSYLNSFSATIGGGTSEIQRNIVAEHALGLPKTR, from the coding sequence ATGGCCGACAAACCGAGTGCAGCCGAACTCAAGGATTATGCCGAACAGGCGGACGCCTGGTTCAAGGAAAATACCGTCCGTGATCCGGGCTTCATGCTGCCGCTGACCTTCATGGAAGTGTCGACCGACGAGCAATTTGATTTCCTCCGCGACTGGCAGCGCAAGGTCTATGAAGCGGGCTATCTCGGCGCCAGCTGGCCAAAGGAATATGGCGGCGGTGGTCTGCACAGCGAATTTCAGCGAGTCGCCACCCGGGCGATGAAGAAATATGATGCGCCGATCATGCTCAACGCGATCGGCAATGGTTGGGCCGGGCCGCTGATCCTCGATCTCGGCACCGAGGAGCAGAAGCAGAAATATATCAAGCCGATGCTCAGCGCCGAGGATATCTGGTGCCAGGGCTTTTCCGAACCGGAAAACGGATCGGATCTCGGCAATGCGCAATTGAAGGCCGTGAAAGACGGCGATGAATATGTGCTCAACGGCTCGAAAATCTGGACCTCGCTGGGCGACCGCGCCAAATATATGATCCTGCTCGCGCGCACCGATTTCGATGCGCCGAACAAATATGCCGGCCTCAGCTTCTTCCTCAATCCGATGAAGATCGACGGCATCACCACCAGCCGGATCAAGAAGCTGACCGGCGAATATGGCTTCGTCCAGACGTTCTTCACCGACGCCCGCATTTCCGCCGACTGCCTGTTCGGCGGCGAAGGCAATGGCTGGTCGATGGCGATGAAGACGCTGGAATATGAGCGCGGTGCCAAGGTCAAGCCGGTCGGCGGTTTCTTCGTCAAAGAACTGGACGTGATGGAGATTGTCGAGCTGGCCAAAAATTCGGTCCGCAACGGCAAGCCCTTGCTCGACGATCCGGTGATGCGCGACAAGATGACGCAATATATGATCGATATCCAGGCGCTCAATCTGAACAACACGCGCCGCCGGATGCCGCAGCTGATGCAGGATCGGCCGATGGGATTGCCGTTGATGAACAAGCTGGCACGCACCGAACTGATCCGCGAGCTGACCGAATTTTCGCTCGCGTTTCAGGGTACAAAAGCGGGCTATTATGTCGGCGATGAGAATGCGGTTGACGATGGCTATTGGCATCGCAGCTATCTCAACAGTTTCTCTGCCACGATTGGCGGGGGGACCTCGGAAATTCAGCGCAATATTGTCGCAGAACATGCGCTCGGATTGCCGAAAACAAGATAA
- a CDS encoding molybdopterin-containing oxidoreductase family protein, translated as MVTEAFTGQKHVMCRACHAHCGLIVDFEDGVPVKTHGDKDNPEFEGYSCIKGRQLANYHAFDTRLLTSYSGMKHGEKQPVHWRDAARDIAARLERIVEEHGPDSVASYVGTFGYNNVNAHAFMLALMESIGSTSVYDSVTIDQPGKGIARALIGPWLAGAPRVGDWDGLMLIGTNPVVSMNGGLGMNPAKKLHDAKKRGMQLIVIDPRVTDSARQADIHLQCRPGQDPILLGAIAKIVINEELYDKDFVAGDVDGFEALKKAVQPFDAGPAADRAGVAAEDIVRAARMYGSWKKASISGGTGTNMSGGGNITEYLNLALTSIMGHWLREGDLNRRTGVFTKPAPPIAATPGPIPAWGFGRKLHSRDLEQSISGMPTSALPDEILTPGDKQVKALICLGGNPMLAWPDQLKTFEAMKKLDLLVCIDPRMSKTAELADYVIAPKLHYEVHGNTAAPEIYGGFGAGWGFENNYAQASPPIMQSPEGSDLCEEYQFIHALASEMGKTIKVKSWALLAHPDEREEKATAFPPGETPDPISAWSASLNGCPADIASLYEDEEVQRGKIVDAQALLVQPKPADWEGKLSVGNSAMMEELSEYAARLGEPVEDGEFPFRMIGRRMTEIHNSNWHEDPVQRKRVPHHPAFMNPADMEALGLSENQPVELESARAFISCVAKADKTVRAGCVSTPHSWGTNPDEKEDPLGAGGNTGRLSFNDRDFDKRTGIPLMSAIPIRVRAKQVELEAAE; from the coding sequence ATGGTCACCGAAGCATTTACCGGACAGAAACATGTGATGTGCCGGGCCTGCCACGCCCATTGCGGACTGATCGTCGATTTCGAGGACGGCGTTCCGGTGAAGACCCATGGCGACAAGGATAATCCCGAATTCGAAGGCTATAGCTGCATCAAGGGACGCCAGCTGGCCAATTACCACGCTTTCGATACGCGGCTGCTGACCAGCTATAGCGGCATGAAGCATGGCGAGAAACAGCCAGTGCACTGGCGCGATGCGGCGCGCGATATCGCCGCGCGGCTCGAGCGGATCGTCGAGGAACATGGCCCCGACAGCGTGGCCTCCTATGTTGGCACTTTCGGTTACAATAACGTCAACGCCCATGCCTTCATGCTGGCGCTGATGGAATCAATCGGCTCGACCTCGGTCTATGACAGCGTCACCATCGACCAGCCCGGCAAAGGCATTGCCCGCGCCCTGATCGGGCCGTGGCTTGCCGGCGCGCCACGGGTTGGAGACTGGGACGGGCTGATGCTGATCGGCACCAATCCGGTGGTATCGATGAACGGCGGCCTCGGTATGAACCCGGCAAAGAAGCTGCACGACGCGAAGAAGCGTGGAATGCAGCTGATCGTGATCGACCCGCGGGTGACCGACAGCGCGCGTCAGGCTGACATCCACCTGCAATGCCGCCCCGGTCAGGACCCGATCCTGCTCGGCGCCATTGCCAAGATCGTCATCAACGAGGAATTGTACGACAAGGATTTCGTCGCCGGCGATGTCGACGGCTTCGAGGCGCTGAAAAAAGCCGTGCAGCCCTTTGACGCCGGACCGGCCGCTGACCGCGCGGGCGTGGCGGCAGAAGATATCGTCCGCGCGGCGCGCATGTACGGCAGCTGGAAAAAGGCAAGCATCAGCGGCGGCACCGGCACCAATATGTCGGGCGGCGGCAATATCACCGAATATCTCAATCTCGCACTCACCTCGATCATGGGCCACTGGCTGCGCGAAGGCGATCTCAACCGCCGTACCGGCGTGTTCACCAAACCCGCCCCGCCGATTGCCGCAACGCCCGGCCCGATCCCCGCCTGGGGTTTCGGCCGCAAGTTGCACAGCCGCGATCTCGAGCAGAGCATTTCCGGCATGCCGACCTCGGCCCTGCCCGACGAAATACTGACTCCCGGCGACAAGCAGGTGAAGGCGCTAATCTGTCTGGGCGGCAATCCGATGCTCGCCTGGCCCGACCAGCTAAAGACGTTCGAGGCGATGAAGAAACTCGATCTGCTGGTCTGCATCGACCCGCGCATGTCGAAGACCGCCGAACTGGCCGACTATGTCATCGCGCCCAAACTGCATTATGAAGTGCACGGCAACACCGCGGCGCCCGAAATCTACGGTGGCTTCGGCGCCGGCTGGGGATTCGAGAATAATTACGCGCAGGCGAGCCCGCCGATCATGCAATCCCCTGAAGGATCCGACCTGTGCGAGGAATATCAGTTCATTCACGCCCTCGCTTCGGAAATGGGCAAGACGATCAAGGTCAAGTCCTGGGCGTTGCTCGCCCATCCCGACGAGCGCGAGGAAAAGGCCACGGCCTTCCCGCCCGGCGAAACCCCCGATCCGATCAGCGCGTGGAGCGCTTCGCTCAACGGCTGTCCCGCCGATATCGCCAGTCTCTACGAAGATGAAGAGGTGCAGAGGGGCAAGATCGTCGACGCCCAGGCGCTGCTGGTGCAACCCAAACCGGCCGACTGGGAAGGCAAGCTGTCGGTCGGCAACAGCGCTATGATGGAAGAGCTTTCCGAATATGCCGCCAGGCTGGGCGAGCCGGTCGAGGATGGCGAATTCCCCTTCCGGATGATCGGACGGCGGATGACCGAAATCCACAACAGCAACTGGCACGAGGATCCGGTCCAGCGCAAACGCGTGCCGCATCACCCCGCCTTCATGAACCCCGCCGATATGGAAGCGCTCGGCCTGTCCGAGAACCAGCCGGTCGAACTGGAATCGGCCCGCGCCTTCATCAGCTGCGTTGCCAAGGCCGACAAGACCGTGCGTGCTGGCTGCGTGTCCACGCCGCATAGCTGGGGCACCAACCCTGACGAGAAAGAAGACCCGCTGGGCGCTGGCGGAAATACCGGGCGCCTGTCGTTCAACGACCGCGACTTTGACAAGCGCACCGGTATTCCTCTGATGAGCGCTATTCCCATACGGGTTAGAGCGAAGCAGGTGGAACTAGAAGCGGCGGAGTAG
- a CDS encoding DUF2189 domain-containing protein has product MSTGEQAQIAPVAVASDLTISDLRGALAAGWRDFRAYPAFGLFFAAIYVSAGIFIYFALFVQGEVAWLVPAAAGFPLLAPFIAVGLYEVSRRREAGIAMSWRAVLGALRGRGDEQILSMGVILFVAFGFWLMVAHGIFAIFLAESGIGSESIALLATGAGLMMLLVGGVVGGLMALAFYAITVVSLPMLVDRNVDFITAIIVSLASVRSNKFVLLVWAIFIATALFVAMLPLFLGLLVVLPVLGHATWHLYRRLTGTPGEKHQPALEQELAGIAG; this is encoded by the coding sequence ATGAGCACAGGCGAACAGGCACAGATCGCGCCGGTCGCGGTCGCAAGCGATCTCACAATCAGTGATCTTCGCGGCGCACTGGCAGCGGGCTGGCGCGATTTCAGAGCCTATCCGGCATTCGGGCTGTTTTTCGCGGCCATCTACGTGAGCGCCGGAATATTCATCTATTTTGCCCTTTTCGTCCAGGGCGAGGTCGCCTGGCTGGTCCCGGCTGCAGCGGGATTTCCACTGCTGGCCCCCTTTATCGCCGTCGGGCTTTATGAAGTGAGCCGCCGCCGCGAAGCCGGTATAGCGATGAGCTGGCGCGCAGTCCTCGGGGCATTGCGCGGGCGCGGCGACGAGCAGATATTGAGCATGGGCGTTATCCTCTTTGTTGCATTCGGCTTCTGGCTGATGGTTGCGCACGGCATTTTCGCCATTTTTCTGGCGGAATCCGGCATAGGGTCAGAATCGATCGCACTGCTCGCCACCGGCGCAGGGCTGATGATGTTGCTGGTCGGCGGTGTCGTCGGCGGGCTGATGGCGCTGGCCTTTTACGCGATCACGGTTGTCAGCCTGCCGATGCTGGTCGATCGCAATGTCGATTTTATAACAGCGATCATTGTCAGCCTGGCATCGGTGCGATCGAACAAATTTGTGCTGCTGGTCTGGGCCATATTTATTGCGACTGCCCTGTTTGTCGCGATGCTCCCGCTGTTCCTCGGGCTGCTCGTCGTGCTGCCGGTCCTCGGCCATGCAACATGGCACCTGTATCGCCGCCTGACCGGTACACCCGGCGAGAAACATCAGCCAGCGCTTGAGCAGGAACTGGCCGGAATAGCTGGATGA